The Sorangiineae bacterium MSr11954 DNA segment GTATTTTTTGGTCGATGAATTTTCGTTCCATCCGTCGTCGTATCGATAGGGCCTACCAAAGCGAGACATGAGGTTCACGTGGACACTTCGATTCTTTTGCGCAGCGACATCGCCACCCTGGTCGTGGTCTTCACAGTCGAGCCGGAGAACCAGGAAAAGCTGATTCAGATCCTCGAAGGCGGCATCGAGACCGTGATGAGCAAGCAGGCGGGCTGCATCTCCGCGACGTTCCTCAAGAGCAAGGACGGCCGTCGCGTCATCAGCTACGCGCAGTGGCGAAGCGGGAAGGACCTCGAAGCGGGGGCCGATCGAAGCCAGCCGCAGGTGGCCGCATACTTCGAGAGCGTGAAGGCCTTGGCAAAGCTCGAGCCGATCCTGTGCGACGTCGTGTCCGTGCATCTTTGAATATCGGCGCTCTATCTGGAATTCGCACCACGGCTGTCAACCAAAGAGCCAGCGATCTGCGCGGACGATGCGCTGCGCGAGCTTACCCGTCGCACCCGCTCGCGGACGGCTGTGGGGCCGGTTCGGGGGCAGCGTTCTCCGTCGATCTCGTCCTCGGCGGTGAAAATGCGCAAGGGCCTACGGTGCCGGTCGGCGAAACCGAGTAGCAGAGGGCGCCGCCTGGGGTCGTCGTCGCCGAGCCACCTGGCTTCACGTCGACGGTGATTTCGTTCCCCTTGGCGGTCGTGGTCACCGAATATCCGTTGGTGGAAGGTGCAACGTCGATGAGCACGTGATCGGCGTCGCCCGTTTGGGTCACCGTATACCGCGCGACGTCCGTCGTGGCGGTGGTCGCATGGTCCGCCGCGAAGAGCAGCACCTGGTTTCGCTGGTTTCGCGGGCCATGCACGTGGACACCGATCACATTGCCGGCGCTCACGTTGCCATCGCTCGCCGATAGCCTCACTTGCTCCGGAACGTCCCTCGAGGCCGAAATGACGGTGAGCCACTCCTGATCGCCTGCAAGGCTCGAATGCTCCTCCAGCCGCGTGACGCCGCCCGGCAAGCTCACCGACTGCACGCTCGCATTTCGAGGGAGCAGCATGCGGATGCTCCCGGTGATGCTGCCGTCCTTGGAAATGTCGAAGCGGCTGGCCGTGGTCGTCCCGGAGGACGGCACCGCCGCGGGCGCGCTCGGGGTGTGAAAGGCCATCCACTGATCGGGGCTACCGGTCACGCTGGTCCGGTCGAAGACGACGAACGTGGAGGGACGGAAGAAGACGAGATCGCGCGTGAACGCGCGGAGGAGCGTCGAGCGGTACATCTGCTCGATGCGAGCTCCGCGCGCCCGTACGAAGCCACCCCAGTCCTCGTAGCGCTCGACGTGGGTTTGCGCCTTGTCTGGCGGCGCGCTCGACTGTCCCGGGTTGAACGGGTTGCTCGGGTCGGACACGAAGAATGTATTGTAGAGTGCACGCGATTTTTTGCCCCAACTGTCGTCGTAGACGAATTTTTCGCCGGCGGGCCCGGCGACGCGAGGGATCCATCCCGTGGCATTCACGAGGACCGGTGCGCGGCCGTTGACGACGCTGAGGCTCCCTTGATTGAACATCTGCTCTCCGGAGTCCGGAGCATTGATGTAGGTGCCGCTCGAGAACGCTGCCCACGCGGCATCGGCCTTCCACGACGAACGCATGGCGACGTGCCCGGGGCCCGGCGCCAGGTACGACAATTCCTTGTCCTGATAGGGCTTCGCGACGAGCGCAGGGTCCCAATAGAGGAACTTCTCCCAAGGCGCTCGATTGTCGGAGGCCGCGATGACGTCCGCCGCGAACGCGCGCGCGGTGGCCGCCGACGGATGACCGAGCTCGCCGAGCGCGGTCGCGAGCGCGCCCGCAAGCGACGCCGACGGCGCGAGGTTCGTCCCCGCCCGTACCGTGCCCTGGTCATCCATCTGCTCGAGCGACGGCCAGGTAAAATACGTCCCGTAGTTGGCTTGATCGCGCGCGAGCGGCACGTCGAGCATCCAATCGAGATTCTTCGCCGTCTTCGCTGCCCACAGGGCGTCGACCATCCCGCGCACCGCGCGCGGGCCGTAGATCCAACCTTCGGGCCAGCCTCCTCCGGCCATCGAACGCACGAACGCGGGCTTGACCAGATTTTCCCACATTTGACTCACGCCCGCGAAGTAGGCTTCGGCCTTGGGATTGTCGCCCTCGGTGCCCAGCGCGGTGGCCAGCTTGGTGAGAAAATAGCCGGCGAAGTAGTTTCCAATCGGCTGATTGCGAATGAACCCCGCGCGGTCGTACCAGTCGATCCATAGGTTCAGCGACGTAATGACGCGCGAACGCGTCGCCGCCGAGAGCGCCGGATGGAGCCAATCGAAGCCGATCGCCATTCCGACGCCATAATTGCGTATCCCATAGCCCGAGTCGGTCGATGGTAATTGTCCCCCGGAGTCGACGGGGGTCGACATCGCATCGAGCAGCCGTCCGCCCGCACTCCCATAAGCCTGTTCGGCGGCGGCGTCGCTGCCGGCGACGACCCGATAGCAGAGCCCGAGCGACATGATCGGCGGGAGGTACTCTTCGCCCTGATACCCTGGTCCGATATTCGGAAATTTGGAATACGCGGCCGCGCTCGGCGGATTGATGGCTCCTGCAGCGTATCCGTCGCATTTCAGTTTGAGCTGGGTCCATGCCGGATCGCTCTCGGCCGCGCGGGCCTTCAAGCGAGCCACCAACGTAGGGGTGAGAAAGAGCCTCGCAGCGGGCCGTGCCACGAGTGCCGCACCGACGTTGCATGCGCGCTCGGTGCTCGCGGATGGGCCGTCGGACGAGCACCCCGATGCGAACGTTGCGATTGCGATGCACGCGGACGCAATGAACGAATCCGTCCGTCGGATGTCCAGCATTCGAGTCGAGCTCCTTGCGCGAGATGGCTGCGTGATGGCTGCGAGCCTGCGGCACGGCGCAATTCCGCCGTCCGCCCCCGGTCCTCGTGCTCGCAGTCGTTGTTCGAGAAGGACCGCACCGACGCGAAGCCGCATCACCCCTTTGCGTCGAGCAAGCCTCGAGCGGGCATCTGCGTTGGCGCAAGGAGAAGGCGAAGACGTGTAATTATCTTCTTATGTGCGATATGATGTGATAAATTCTTACAGCGTTGCGGCCAAATTCTCCGATGGAGACCTCATGCGCCGCAAACCTTCTGCAGCTCAAAAAGGCTGGTGTGAAGCTCATCAAGGTGTCGACGGGATGCCCTTGCGGATGGCGAGCATGCTTGCGCTTGGCCCATGCGGGCCATGCTTCCCGGTGGCACATTCGAAGAAAAGGCCCGAAGAGGCCCCGCCGCAAAGTCCTCCGCGTTTCTCGACGGGTCCAGCTCTTCCGGCTCGCCTTTCAACTCCCGAATGCGCTCCCCACTTCGCCTCCGTTGCCGCCGTCATGGCAGGAGCATGCGTCATAAGCCTGGGTCGGAAAGAACGGGCTCGTGCAAGGATACCGATTGGTTACGAGCGTCCCGCCGCGAAGGCCCGAGGAATTTTCGATTCTTGTTTCGGTTTGCGGTGAGCAGACGAATGCGCGCGCTTGGAACTCGGCGGTAGCCACGTCCACGGGCATTCGAATCTTTGGCGGGAGTGCAGAGGCGTGCCCAGCACGCTGCGCAATCTTTTGGCGTACGATTGGGGCTGTGCGTGCCGTTCGTTCGGTCGCATGCGCTCATTGCGCATCGCTGCAGCTCTCGTACGTCCAAGCCGTGGAGCAGAGCGAGCGTACGATCGCGCGGCGGCGGAAGTCTGTTGGCCGGTTGCGATGGGGGCATCCGTGCTCGTCCTCCTGTTGGGCGCGGGACCCGCGCTCCGCGATTAAGAGTATTCGACCGCGCTCGCGTGGGCTCATCGCTCTTTGCATGTCTAGCGTCCTCGTACGAAGGACCGCAGGGGGTGAGGCCCCCGCGCCAATGCCGCCGCCGCGCGTATCGCCGAACCAAGCTTCGTTGCTTGGACCAACACGTACATGAACTTTTGCGTGGTGACGTCGGGCGCCGCCGGCGCGAAGTACACTCTATGCGTCAATGGCCAATCAATTCACCAATTCGTAACGACGACACCGGCCGACATGGACGTGGACAACAGGTCCTACCGCGTGCGAAGGGACTGCGAGTACAAATTCGAGATCGTGGATGATCATGGTGTTCGACATGCCTACTCCGTTCGAAACGCCGAGCGGGACGATCTTGTTGTCCAAATGCGCGCGCCAACGACCTTTGTTCGTCGAACACAACGCCATCTATGAACAGGGCGGTCCATCTACCACGCACGGACTCGATGTCGGAGCCGCGAGCGACGGCTTCGAGCTACCGCTGAAGTACGACGACATCGTCAAGGCCGGGCCGGAGAGCGTAAAGCGGACGAGGTTGTCGTGTCGCGTTGGGTGTTGCGCGCAGTCTCGTGTGAGACTATCGGGGACGACGAGTTCGTGCTCTTCAAATCGCGATTTGCTCCTCCTGAGGATCTGCCGTCCGCTTCGAGCGATGTGAGCCAGGGTGCATGGCGGGCTTGTCGATCATTTTGAAGGCCGAGTTCCGGCGTCCTTCGAGCTTTTGAAACGGGCGCTCGTTGAGCCGCTCGCGGACTGCGGTATTGAGCTGACCGGCTCGCGAGCCCGCCCACGGATCGAAAGGGGCTCATACGCTGTCGCACGCACAACCGATGTTCGAATCGACGAGGCCGTGCTGGTCCGTTCATGCGATGTCGCGGGCAAATCGTAGAGACGAGAAACGCTCGCTCGTTGCTGACGGTCGGTCGCCGTGAGAGGCTCGCAGAATGTCATTGGGCGCAGTGGTGTTGGGAATTGTGACTCTGGCCGCGTTGCTCGGCATTGGCCGGTACGGTTGGGTGCTCAGGAAGGAAAAGGTGAGAGCTGCGCTGGTCAGCGCCAACGAGCAACGGATGATTCAGGAGGAAGGGGCGAGAGCTGTGCTGGTCCGCGCCGATGAGCGTCGAAGTCGTCTGGTCTCCCGTTTTGGGGCTGATGGGGCGCGGATGATTGAAGCCCGCAGGCTCTGGCGAGGGGCCCACACGATGCTGTCATCGAGGCTTTCGGCGAGCCCGAGGGCATCGACGAGAAGGTGTTGAAGACCAAAACGCGCCTTGTACTCAAGTACGAGCAAGACGGGTTGAGCAATCGCTATGCTCTTCGCATTACGGTCGAGAATGGAGTCGTCGTAAGCTGGGACGATAAGCGCTACTAGAATGACGGCGGACTGACCGATCCCGCACCGTCGGTTCGACGAAGGGCCGTCGAGGTGTCCAGTGTTGCTGATCGCGACGGCTTCGTTGTCTCGTCGACGCTTTCCAGGTCGGATTCCGGCCCTCGCGATGGGGGCGGGTAGAACACGCTCCGATCAGCGTGTCGACCCCGGGGTCGGCATCTTCGTGCGCGCGAAGCTCGAAGCGCACATCGCGTGGGGGGCGGAATTGGCTCGAGTGCACGTTCGCTCCAAGGAGGGAAGCCGGTAATGCGTTTGGGGGCCGCCTTGGCGTACGGCATTCAATCCAACAGGGCCGGTTGTTTCGATATTTCCTCCCGGGGCTCTGGGCGTGCTTTGGCCTTGTCGTACTCACGGTGAGCGTATGCGTGCTGCTCCGCCGCGCCGAGCCCGGAAACGGACGAAGGTGCACCGTGAGCACGATCCGGGGTCGTTGATGACGTCGTCGGGCTCGGAGAGGGGACGCGCGCCGCGAAGGAGTAGGCGTTATCTCGACTCGGAGTTGTTCGAGCTTCGTTCGAGCTCTGCGAATCGACGTTCGAGATCGTCGCTCGTCTCCCGTTCCAACTCGCGCTCGAGCTCCTCGGACGCCTCTTTCAGCAGGTCTCGATCGGGGTCTGCGCGATCGACGTTGTCTCTCCGAGCGCGCGGCACCGTGATGCGGGTAGGTACGTTCCGAATTGTCTTGGTGAATGCTTCACGCAAGCGCTCCGCGGCGCCCGTCAGGACGTCGCTTGCGCGATCGATGAGGGGTGGTTCGCCCTCGGGAGGGAGTCCCCTGTCTTCGGCGGCGGCATAAGGTCCGATGAGCGCGTGGAGACGCGAGTCGATCTCTTCGAGCGAGCACGTTGCCGGACCGAGGCCCGTAAGCGCGCGATAGACATCGCTCTCGGAGAAGAGCCAGGTGGCGTAGATTCGGATGATCACCTCGGGGTGTGAGTCTCCGATCGCGTGACGATGACGGTTGCTCACGGCCTCGGCGTACATCCGGCTCTTGCGAATGCTCTCGACCCATTCCGCGGGCCACACGTTCTCGATGCCGCCGAGGATGGTCGCCATGCGCACGACCGCTTCGGGATTGCGACAGGCAATGAGACCTATCCGGTCTGCCGTTATCTCGGCCGCCCTGCAGTATGCGGCGGCGAGCTCCCGATGGCCGATCCGCCGAGAGCCAGCGAGAATGTGGTACAAGAAGAATGGATCGACGCCGCTCATGCCGCGCGGACCGTGCGCGAGGTGATGGCCGATCTCGTGACCGAGCACCGCGAGCACGCCGTCGTCGTCGAGCCGCTCGAGAAGATCTCCTTGCAGCTGGATGAGCAGCGGGCCGTCGCTCGTGCGATGCGTTGCGGCGTTCAAATGCGCGGCAGGTCCCGCCTTTTGAAGAATCTCGATCTCGCGCGAGACACCAAGACGCGCTCGCGCGACGTTCGCGAGATGGTGCACGCGCGCTCGTTGGGCGTCGGGCAGGAGCTCGGATTCCCAAAACCATTCACGCTTCACGTCCTCCGAGCGAGGATACGTTGGCAATAGATGCCCTAGCTGTTAACGCACCTATCTGTTGACGCTCGATGGCGCGAGATCGCGCCGGAAGTATGAGGGAGAGCGGCCATAGGCGACCTATTCCCCATCACATACATGGATTGGTCCCTTTCCCTCCAAGGGAGGTAGAGCGGGGCACGGAGGTGGAGCGTCGACGTGGTGTCGTCTGAAGACAAAAAGGAGACGGGAGGACCCGATTGGAAGCGGAAACGTCCTCCCGTCGCGCTCCGATCGCATGCTACCGAGACGGAGCGTTTACGTCGTCGTTCATCTGGCCATAGATGTCAAGAATTGGGCGAAGTCGCCGCCGAGCGTGGAGGCCGGCCGCCCCTCCTGCTGCCCCCGGTGCGGCGCGGCGTCGCGCCCGGTGGGGGGATTGCTCGGTCTCTGGGGGCATGGGCTTCGGGCTCGGCAAGTCCGCGGGCCGACAGAGCCCGAGGCAGCTCCGACGATGAGCGTCGTGCGGGTACGGCGTTACCAGTGTCGGCGCTGCAAAGCGACGATCACCGTGTTGCCTCGAGGAGCCGTGGCGCGTCGGCATTACAGCGCGGGGGCCATCGCCCTGGCGTGCGCGCTCTACGGCATGCTCGGCGCGACGCTTTCGGACACGCGCAGGCGGACGAGCCCCTGGCGTAGCGCCGAAGCAGGGTGGCCGACGCTCCGACGATGGCTCCAGGCCGTCGAGCGGCGCGTCCTGTTTCGCGTCGTACGGCCGTGGCCACGCGAAGCGCTGTTGCGGGCGCGAGCCGAGCGCGTCGCGGCCACGCTCGTCGCGTTCGCGCCCTTACCCCACCTCGTCTCGATCGAGGCGAGGGCGTTCGAGGGGGCCGCCTTCGCGGGGCGCGATTGACCCTCTGCCTCCAAGTGCAAGCCCGCGCCCCACCGCGTTGGATCGTCGCGCGCTGCGATCGAGTGCGCTCCATTCCCGTAGGCGCTCGGGCGTAGGGTCGTCCGGCGCAGAAAT contains these protein-coding regions:
- a CDS encoding antibiotic biosynthesis monooxygenase translates to MDTSILLRSDIATLVVVFTVEPENQEKLIQILEGGIETVMSKQAGCISATFLKSKDGRRVISYAQWRSGKDLEAGADRSQPQVAAYFESVKALAKLEPILCDVVSVHL
- a CDS encoding M48 family metalloprotease, yielding MHHLANVARARLGVSREIEILQKAGPAAHLNAATHRTSDGPLLIQLQGDLLERLDDDGVLAVLGHEIGHHLAHGPRGMSGVDPFFLYHILAGSRRIGHRELAAAYCRAAEITADRIGLIACRNPEAVVRMATILGGIENVWPAEWVESIRKSRMYAEAVSNRHRHAIGDSHPEVIIRIYATWLFSESDVYRALTGLGPATCSLEEIDSRLHALIGPYAAAEDRGLPPEGEPPLIDRASDVLTGAAERLREAFTKTIRNVPTRITVPRARRDNVDRADPDRDLLKEASEELERELERETSDDLERRFAELERSSNNSESR